AGTGTGCTGAGAAAGTGGCGCAGCACCGAAGCCTCGTGCACCAGACGGAGGCCGGGGATACACCGGCGGTTCGCAGCCAGTCGGGCCATGGTGTCCGCCACGTAGTCCATGTGGGCGTATGTGTAGACCCGGCGGGGGATGGCCAGGCGCAGGAGCTCCAGCGGCGGGTGGCGCCACCGGGCCGCCTCGGGCGCGCCGGGGGCGTCATTGTCCTCGGGCTCTGTCTCGCCCAGCGCGAGCGTTCCCAGGCCCGCACCGCGGATCCCGCCCTCGAGGTAGAGCGCCGCCGCCAGCGCCTCCGCAGGGAACCGGTCTCGGGGCAGGTGATCGAGGAACGCGCCGGCATCGACGTACACCCCGTGCCCGCCCGGGGGCTTCACCACCGGGACACCGACCCCGTCAAGAGCTTCGGCCAGATAGGCCACCTGCTCGAGGCGGGACATCAGGTACGCCTCGTCCAGGCCCTCCCGCAGCCCCTGGGCCATGGCTTCCAGGTCTCGGCCCGCCAGCCCCCCGTACGTCGGGAACCCCTCGAACAGCACGAGGCGTTCGAGACACGCCCGGTACAGGCGCTCGTCCAGTACGGCGATGAAGCCGCCTATGTTCACAAGAGCCGCCTTCTTTCCGCTCATGGTGCAGCCGTCGGCGAGTGCAAACATTTCCCGGGTAATGTCGAGAAGTTCCCTCGTGGCGTATCCCGCTTCCCGCTGCTTGATGAACAGGGCGTTTTCGGCGTAGCGCGCCGCGTCGATGATGAGCGGCAGGCCGTACTCCGAGGCCACTTCCCGCACCGCCCGCAGGTTCTCCAGAGAGACCGGCTGGCCGCCGTTGTTGTTCGAGGTGAGGGTGACGAGCACGAAGCTCACGTTGCCCGCCCCGATCTCCCCGATGGAGGCACGCAGGCGCGCCACATCCACGTTGCCTTTGAACGGGTGCTCGGCCTGCGGCTCGAGCCCTTCGGCAATCACGAACTCCGCGGGCCGGCCGCCCTTGTCCAAGATGTGGGCCCGGGTGGTGTCGAAGATGGTGTTGCCCGCCACCCACGTCCCCGGCCGGACGAGCACGCCGAACAGCACGTTTTCGGCCGCCCGCCCCTGGTGGGTGGGGATCACGTACGGGTAGCCGAAGATCTCCTCAACCGCCTCCCGGAGCCGGTGGAAGCTCGCGGAGCCGGCGTACGCCTCGTCCCCGACCATCAGGGCGGCCCACTGACTTGCGCTCATGGCCGAGGTGCCGCTGTCGGTGAGCAGGTCGATGAAGACGTCCTCGCTTCGGATGTTGAAGACGTTGTAGCCGGCTCGCTGCAGGACGGCCTCTCGTTCCTGGCGGGGCAGAAGGCGAATGGGCTCCACCATCTTGATGCGGAAGGGTTCGGGGTGCGGTTTTCTTGCCATGGCCGGGCCTCCCGTCTTGTGCGTGGCTCTGCTCGGCTCGACTGGATCGGGCCCGGCTCGGCTGGGCTCGCAGGTTCACTTTAAACCGGTCTCAGGCCATCTCTGAAGGGCGTGGAGTGAATCGCGCGCTCCGGGTCATCAAGCCCGAGGACGAAGATCCCACCCTCGGCACTGGCCATGGCGAGGATGGGTACGAGAGCCTGCGCGGGACGCATCTTCGCCCTTGCATCCTAAGCATAGGCAGACAGCCGGCATGTGAAAATAACGTCCGCACACGGATGAGCGCTGAGTCATACGGATTCCAGCCTCATCAGCAGGGTGCCTCGGCGTCGCCAGGCTTTCAACTCTACCTCCAGGGCCTTACCCTTCCTGTGGACGTGCATGGTGCAGCAGCATGGCTCGCCCTACCGGCTCGATGACAGCAATCGGGGAGAAGTACAGCCCGGCCCCTGTTCGCTACAATCGACTGTAGCCAGCACCAAACAGGCGGGCGAAGGCGGACCGCCATCGCCCGGCACTTCGCACGGTCAGGGGAGGGGCCACCGCATGGTGCGACTTCGGCTTCTCGTGGGGACCAGCAAAGGCGGTTTCATCCTGACCTCGGATGCGGCCCGAAAGCAGTGGGAGATCCAGGGCCCGCTGTTCGAAGGCTGGGAGGTCTATCACCTGCAGGCCTCCCCGAGCAGTCCGGATCGGATGTGGGCTTCCCTGTGGACGGCCTGGTACGGCAACGTCATCCAGCAAAGCCGCGACGGCGGCCAGACGTGGCAGGCCGCGGGTAACGCCTTCGAACTCGAGCCCCCGCTTCACGCCTACAAGGCCCTCGGGGGCGCCACGCAGGCGTGGAGGTTCCGGCGGGTGTGGAAGCTCGCTCCGGCGCCGCCCGACCCCTACGGCCCGGATGCGCTCCTCGCAGGGGCAGAGGACGCCGCCATTTTCCGCTCCGCCGACGGTGGCCAGACGTGGCAGGAACTGCCCGGCCTGCGCCAGCATCCCACTCACGAGCACTGGGAACCAGGTGCCGGCGGCCTGTGCCTTCACACGCTGCTCATCGACCCGTCGAACCCCCGGCGCCTCTTCGCCGCCATCTCGGCGGCGGGGGCGTTTCGCTCCGACGACGGCGGCCAGACGTGGCGACCGATTAACCGGGGGCTGCGCTCGATCCACACGCCCGACCCCGAACCTGAGGCCGGCTACTGCGTCCACTGCCTGGCCGTACATCCCGCCCGCCCCCACGTCCTCTTCATGCAAAAGCATCCCGGCGTCTACCGCAGCGACGATGCGGGGGAGAGCTGGCGCAACGTCTCCGAGGGGCTGCCCTCGTCGTTCGGCTTTCCCATCGCGGTGCACGCCCACGAGCCCGACACGGTCTACGTCATTCCCATGAAGGACGACGAGCGCCACTTCCCCATCGACGGCGCGCTGAAGGTGTGGCGCAGCCGGGACGGGGGCGGTACGTGGGAACCGCTCGCCCGGGGGCTGCCCGGCCGGCACTTCTACGGGAACGTGCTGCGCGGCGCAATGGCCGTGGATCGCCTCGATCCGTGTGGGGTGTACTTCGGCACCACCACCGGCGAACTCTACGCCAGCCGCGACGGCGGCGAATCGTGGGAGGCCCTGGCTTCACATCTTCCGCGAATCCTGTCCGTCGAGGCGCAGATGGTGGGAACCGTGTGAGCACCGTTCGGATCCGGGTGGTACTCCCCGGGCACCTCGCCCGCCTGGCAGGAGCCGGCGGGCGGGTGGCGGAGGTGACGGTGGAGGCCGAGGCGCCCGGGCCGGGCGCGCTGCCCACGGTGGGAGCGGCGGTTTACGCCCTTGAGCGGGCTTACCCGGCATTGCGCGGCACCCTGACGGCGATGGACCCTGCTCCGCCCGG
The nucleotide sequence above comes from Bacillota bacterium. Encoded proteins:
- a CDS encoding tryptophanase; its protein translation is MARKPHPEPFRIKMVEPIRLLPRQEREAVLQRAGYNVFNIRSEDVFIDLLTDSGTSAMSASQWAALMVGDEAYAGSASFHRLREAVEEIFGYPYVIPTHQGRAAENVLFGVLVRPGTWVAGNTIFDTTRAHILDKGGRPAEFVIAEGLEPQAEHPFKGNVDVARLRASIGEIGAGNVSFVLVTLTSNNNGGQPVSLENLRAVREVASEYGLPLIIDAARYAENALFIKQREAGYATRELLDITREMFALADGCTMSGKKAALVNIGGFIAVLDERLYRACLERLVLFEGFPTYGGLAGRDLEAMAQGLREGLDEAYLMSRLEQVAYLAEALDGVGVPVVKPPGGHGVYVDAGAFLDHLPRDRFPAEALAAALYLEGGIRGAGLGTLALGETEPEDNDAPGAPEAARWRHPPLELLRLAIPRRVYTYAHMDYVADTMARLAANRRCIPGLRLVHEASVLRHFLSTLEPVG
- a CDS encoding exo-alpha-sialidase, translating into MVRLRLLVGTSKGGFILTSDAARKQWEIQGPLFEGWEVYHLQASPSSPDRMWASLWTAWYGNVIQQSRDGGQTWQAAGNAFELEPPLHAYKALGGATQAWRFRRVWKLAPAPPDPYGPDALLAGAEDAAIFRSADGGQTWQELPGLRQHPTHEHWEPGAGGLCLHTLLIDPSNPRRLFAAISAAGAFRSDDGGQTWRPINRGLRSIHTPDPEPEAGYCVHCLAVHPARPHVLFMQKHPGVYRSDDAGESWRNVSEGLPSSFGFPIAVHAHEPDTVYVIPMKDDERHFPIDGALKVWRSRDGGGTWEPLARGLPGRHFYGNVLRGAMAVDRLDPCGVYFGTTTGELYASRDGGESWEALASHLPRILSVEAQMVGTV